A single genomic interval of Penaeus vannamei isolate JL-2024 chromosome 33, ASM4276789v1, whole genome shotgun sequence harbors:
- the PIG-C gene encoding phosphatidylinositol N-acetylglucosaminyltransferase subunit C has protein sequence MTEWSRVLWKKQPYPDNYVGDSFLRVSKKRREVTYGQAFYSATAVTQEICSCLILVAVFCGLSEGHMKAAGVLTFTAVLGVTGYFITRSQLRSSARDDIKLVCFYVALISCASPVVKSLTGSVATDTINACTTALLLLRIVHQDYGALVAIVNPTVSHNLGVFASVCLASRLGSDRDVFALMTLAVALFALFPGFRKYCRTKLGTTLDLFFTIVVVTVTAAGLWLYAAHLMPLLAFALVTCNGIIPALFVALQRHKQNIYGPWDEAQIEDK, from the exons ATGACGGAGTGGAGTCGAGTGTTGTGGAAGAAGCAGCCTTACCCAGATAACTATGTCGGGGACTCCTTCCTCAGAGTGAGCAAAAAAC GTCGTGAAGTGACCTACGGACAAGCTTTTTATTCTGCAACAGCTGTTACCCAGGAAATATGCAG CTGTCTCATCCTGGTTGCAGTATTCTGTGGGCTTTCAGAAGGTCACATGAAAGCTGCAGGTGTTTTGACATTCACTGCTGTTCTAGGTGTTACAGGGTATTTCATTACCAGATCTCAGCTCAGATCTTCAG CCAGAGATGATATCAAGTTAGTGTGCTTCTATGTCGCCCTGATCTCTTGTGCATCACCAGTGGTTAAGAGTCTGACAGGCAGTGTCGCCACAGACACAATTAACGCCTGCACGACTGCATTGCTCCTGTTAAGGATTGTCCACCAAGACTATGGTGCTCTTGTCGCTAT AGTAAATCCAACTGTGTCCCATAATCTGGGAGTATTTGCATCAGTGTGTCTCGCATCTCGACTTGGAAGTGACAGGGACGTGTTTGCCCTGATGACACTGGCTGTGGCTTTGTTTGCCCTCTTCCCTGGCTTCAGGAAGTACTGTAGG ACTAAACTTGGAACAACTTTGGACCTTTTCTTCACCATTGTTGTGGTTACCGTCACAGCAGCAGGCCTTTGGTTGTATGCAGCACATCTGATGCCCCTCTTAGCCTTTGCTCTTGTTACCTGTAATGGCATCATCCCAGCACTCTTTGTTGCTCTACAGAGACACAAGCA